The genome window AAAGATAAAGGCTTTCAATGGAACTCAAAGTCAATCTTATCGCCTGCCTTCCGTCGTTGTAGTTTATTCCAAACAGCAGTGTGAGTTAGcactatacaaaataataattataattataatattttaattgcaatgcgttaaaaacttattaaaaGCAATCGCTACGATCTCGATATTTTCTTGCAGCATTTGATTGGTTTTTAATCATGCATCAATATTCAGCAGATAGTTCCCCCAATGCCATTTATTTTTCGGCTATAAAATGTCGAGTTTGTCCTACCTCGAAAGTCAGTTAATTCGCAACATTTCGGTACGGCAAGTGAAGTTTTCGTCTCCTAATTTCCCCCACTTTTTTGgagtttacatttattttctgGAATACCAACAACATGAAGTTCGCAGTTGCCTTCTGCCTACTGCTGGCCGCCAGCTGCAGCGCCTCGTTGACCAGCGAGGACAAATATCTGAGTAATCTTTTGGATCTGCAGCAAAAGGCTATGCGCAACTTGATCTCTTCGACTGCCATCTCCAACGATCCAGACGTGATTAACAATTGCTTCAGCAACTATCTCAACGATCAGACGAGCACTCTGACCACCTACAACCGGGAATACAAAGAATGCGTAGACACAGCTTCAGATTCTCGTGATGAAGTGACCTCTCAGAGTCAGACTCAACGTACCGATCTGCAGGATCGCAGCACAAGTATGTGCACTGTTCTTTCGTCCTGTGACGACATTTACGATGGTCTCGAATTCTTCTTCTGCTACAGGGATGCGGTAGGTTTCCTTTTAGTCCTAGTTCTCTTTTCGGTTTCACTACATCCGGCTTCCTCTCTCAGTCCATGAACAGCTACAAGCAAATGTTCACCTTGAACAGCGATGCCAACGCCCGTTACAACAACATTAAGGCCGCCTATGATACGATCACCGTCAAGGAAATCGATTGTACGGACACTGCTCGCATGTCTTATGCTTCGAATTTGGAAAAGTGCGATTCCGATTTCAACTCTTGTGTGACCGTCCCAACTGTTGCACCAACTGTAGCCCCTACTGTGGCTCCGACTGTTGCCCCAACTGTGGCTCCGACTGTTGCCCCAACTGTGGCTCCGACTGTTGCCCCAACTGTGGCTCCGACTGTTGCCCCAACTGTGGCTCCGACTGTTGCCCCAACCGTTGCTCCAACCGTAGCCCCAACAGTTGCACCAACTGTTGCACCAACCGTTGCACCTACTGACGCACCAACCGTTGCACCTACTGTCGCACCCACTGTTGCACCAACTGATGCCCCGACAGTTGCACCAACCGTTGCACCAACTGTTGCCCCAACTGTTGCACCAACCGTTGCACCAACCGTTGCACCAACCGTTGCACCTACTGACGCACCAACCGATGCCCCGACAGTTGCACCAACCGTTGCACCAACTGTTGCCCCAACTGTTGCACCAACCGTTGCACCTACTAACGCACCAACTGATGCCCCGACAGTTGCACCAACCGTTGCACCTACTGTGGCTCCAACTGTGGCACCAACTGAGGGTCCAACTAATGCCCCCGTTACCGAGCCTCCAGTCACTGAGCCTCCAGTCACTGAGCCTCCAGTTACCGAGCCTCCAGTTACCGAGGCCCCAGTTACCAATGCCCCAACTGAAGCGGAGCCAACAACTGAGCGAGCTCCCGAAGAAGATCTAAAGATCATGCCGCTGTCTTTCACGAGCAGACTGCAGAAGATGTTCCACCTCTTCTAAAAAAAGAGCTTTTACGATAAAAGctcaaaacatttaaaaaagaaaagcaaacttTAACAATCGATgctatgaaaatatatttataactgTTGCATACTTGTAGGgttcaattaaaaatggttATTGGGCAAAAAATCTATCTTATCGCAATTAATCAATATAactcatatacatatatatatatatatatatatatatatatagactaAAGATATATGTGGCGTGATAAGTCGCTGCGGTGTAATTAGTAATAAAAAAGAACGCTGcacttcaaattgaattttgtcggttgtaaatatta of Drosophila nasuta strain 15112-1781.00 chromosome 3, ASM2355853v1, whole genome shotgun sequence contains these proteins:
- the LOC132790602 gene encoding protein TsetseEP, which translates into the protein MKFAVAFCLLLAASCSASLTSEDKYLSNLLDLQQKAMRNLISSTAISNDPDVINNCFSNYLNDQTSTLTTYNREYKECVDTASDSRDEVTSQSQTQRTDLQDRSTSMCTVLSSCDDIYDGLEFFFCYRDASMNSYKQMFTLNSDANARYNNIKAAYDTITVKEIDCTDTARMSYASNLEKCDSDFNSCVTVPTVAPTVAPTVAPTVAPTVAPTVAPTVAPTVAPTVAPTVAPTVAPTVAPTVAPTVAPTVAPTVAPTVAPTDAPTVAPTVAPTVAPTDAPTVAPTVAPTVAPTVAPTVAPTVAPTVAPTDAPTDAPTVAPTVAPTVAPTVAPTVAPTNAPTDAPTVAPTVAPTVAPTVAPTEGPTNAPVTEPPVTEPPVTEPPVTEPPVTEAPVTNAPTEAEPTTERAPEEDLKIMPLSFTSRLQKMFHLF